In one Streptomyces sp. R33 genomic region, the following are encoded:
- a CDS encoding amino acid adenylation domain-containing protein produces MIPLSFAQRRLWFLHRLEGPSATYNIPFVLRLDGPLDTAALAAAVTDVVTRHESLRTLIAENADGTPEQRIVPAQEAPLQFRVVDVAADAAEAAAAEAACEGFDLDTELPLRTTVLRISPQEHVVVFVIHHIAADGASMAPFMRDLLAAYDARLQGGAPQWAPLPIQYKDYTLWQREVLGDEEDPDSVAAAQLDYWRTELAGVPQPVQLPLDRPRPTAADHRGGHVDFELEPELLAGVAKLAGAHGATAPMVAQTVLAVLLHHLGAGNDLTIGSPIEGRADEQLDDLIGFFANTWVLRVDLSQNPSFGDLLDQVRDRALAAYDNQDVPFERLVELLSPDRTTAYQPLFQVMLAWQFEWSQIEIPGLRITPVPAGTGTAKFELFFNIVPAPAGGAYGRLEYATELFDHATAQSLVDRYVRVLRQVVADSGTRLGGVDVLTDAERNWLTKLNETTAAVRGTTVPELVAAQAAQTPDATAVVSGATTLSYRDLDARANRLAAVLRDRGVGPDVLVAVALPRTADLVVALLAVLKAGGAYLPIDPNYPAARIDLLLDTADPALVLTDYQTAPTVSKCRQPVLHLNDLSLEGRAVEAPDVRIGPDNLAYVMFTSGSTGTPKGVAITHGSVVNGVQDLRRTVQVEAGSRMLAATSVNFDVSVFEIFTALTAGASVEVVRDVLELGERGSWSGTTISAVPAVFSALLDQITDAPGGLELDVDTVVFAGEALSADLVRKVRRALPGVRVVNAYGQTESFYAATHTLPQESDETGAVPVGAPLANMHTYVLGPELTPVAPGVIGELYVGGLIARGYHGNGAITAERFVASPFGPAGARMYRTGDLAQWDENGRLKYAGRADNQVKVNGIRVEPTEIEAALGRHPAVGQAVVTVREDHTGTARLVGYVAPAGAADGETAQDAALSSADLQRFVAKRLPDYMVPALIMVLDRLPLNANGKLDRAALPEPEFARTEFRAPRSEAERVLAEVYADVLGTEQVGIDDDFFTSGGDSIRSIQVVARAKTRGVVVSTREIFEQRTVARLAELVEGRKGEERVVLAELPGGGVGWAPLPPTGAHVLGLGGGTGRFCMSALLTLPEDIDRTGLVATLQAVLDRHDVLRSRLDRAEPGLRMEPAGSVDAGALVHEVRYAGADVQAELDAAADRLDPDAGVMAQFVWLTSADEADRLLIVLHHLVVDGVSWRILVPDLAAAWKRVREGLAPEAAPESTSLRRWMHALADEAATPERVAELPLWQEMLSGDEPVLGAREVDPARDVTATVDTVRIQVPADVTATLLDTVPAVFRSGVDDGLLTGLALALAQWRRTRGVSGDSTLVRLEGHGREDHLVPGADLSGTIGWFTAMYPVKLDLTGIDVADAFAGGPAAGRAVKAVKEQLRAVPDNGMGYGLLRHLNTETAAALAGRREPRIGFNYLGRASSADIPEELRGLGWAPDTTHRDLIAAPDADMPVLSALEINAVAAGDELTAYFGFPTGVLTRDEVTELAGLWVEALTALARHAATPEAGGLTPSDAPLVEVGQQEIDTWEAQFGKLCRIWPTTPVQSGMLFHTMLAGAEFDAYHMQLVFHLSGDVDPERMHRAAQALLARHPSLRAAFVNRADGDVVQVVPETVSLPWQHLDLTALEEAERTEQFEAFLAEDRGAHFDVATPPLIRVALAVLEHGRAELVMTAHHVLIDGWSMPLLMQDLLLLYASHGDPSGLPATRDFGEFLSWRARQDQEETARVWAAELEGVEEPTLLAPGSEGKGEGVGQVDITLPEDEARALGRRATELGVTVNTLVQGAWALLLGQLTGRQDVVLGATVSGRPPEVTDVDSIVGMFINTLPVRVEYGPGDTLAEVLTRLQGRQARLLDHHYHGLSEIQQSVGLKSLFDTLVVFESYPVDEEAIGAASDAADGIAFTGLRAATGTNYPLTLMAALDPHLHFILQYTQGVFEQDAVEVIAARLVRILRQLAARPDLKVAEVDILDPAERDRLLTGFNDTAVPTPDVTVGELVEAQVARTPDEVAVVAEGESLTYRELDARANRLARELAGRGVGPESVVAVSLPRSAGLVVALLAVLKAGGAYLPVDPKYPSHRLEAILGEARPRLVLTDSTTVGVLPEHDAPDVFLDRLDLSGDGTGLGLPLHADQLAYVMYTSGSTGKPKGVAITHANVVNGVLRLASRVGMEPGKRLLAGTSVNFDVSAFEIFTTLACGGVVEVVRDVLVLGEREGWSGSVISTVPSAFAELVDEISGRTRVETVVFAGEALPSSLVEKTRKAFPGVRVVNAYGQSESFYATTFAVHGDMQAGTGSTPVGTPLGNMRAYVLGPGLTPLPPGAVGELYVGGSVGRGYHGRAELTAERFVADPFGPSGARMYRTGDLARWNADGALEYAGRGDAQVKVRGFRVEPGEVEAAVTAHPGVAQAVVIACEGRAGSSSKQLVAYVVPVVTGEDTKAGDGSGPSRKELHGFVSERLPDFMVPAAFMFLDRLPLAPNGKLDRAALPEPEYNGAAYRAPRTPREETLAKLFAEVLGVERIGIDDGFFELGGHSLLATRLISRARAEMGIEIPIRKIFDLPTVAALAAWSQESAAPRRPSLRQMIVK; encoded by the coding sequence ATGATCCCGTTGTCCTTCGCACAGCGTCGGCTGTGGTTCCTCCACCGTCTGGAAGGCCCGTCCGCGACCTACAACATCCCGTTCGTGCTGCGCCTGGACGGGCCGCTGGACACGGCGGCCCTGGCCGCGGCGGTGACGGACGTCGTCACCCGGCACGAGAGTCTGCGCACCCTGATCGCCGAGAACGCCGACGGCACCCCGGAGCAGCGGATCGTGCCCGCGCAGGAGGCCCCCCTCCAGTTCCGGGTGGTCGACGTGGCCGCGGACGCGGCGGAGGCGGCGGCCGCCGAGGCCGCGTGCGAAGGCTTCGACCTCGACACGGAACTCCCCCTGCGGACGACCGTGCTGCGGATCTCCCCGCAGGAGCACGTGGTGGTGTTCGTGATCCACCACATCGCCGCGGACGGGGCGTCGATGGCGCCCTTCATGCGGGACCTGCTGGCGGCCTACGACGCCCGCCTGCAGGGCGGTGCGCCGCAGTGGGCTCCTCTTCCGATCCAGTACAAGGACTACACGCTGTGGCAGCGCGAGGTCCTCGGCGACGAGGAGGACCCGGACAGCGTCGCCGCGGCGCAGCTGGACTACTGGCGCACCGAACTGGCCGGGGTCCCGCAGCCGGTCCAGCTCCCGCTGGACCGGCCGCGGCCGACGGCGGCCGACCACCGCGGCGGCCACGTCGACTTCGAGCTGGAACCGGAGCTCCTCGCCGGAGTCGCGAAGCTCGCAGGGGCGCACGGCGCCACCGCGCCCATGGTCGCCCAGACCGTGCTCGCGGTGCTCCTGCACCACCTCGGCGCCGGCAACGACCTGACCATCGGCAGCCCGATCGAGGGGCGCGCCGACGAACAGCTCGACGACCTGATCGGCTTCTTCGCCAACACCTGGGTGCTGCGCGTCGACCTGTCGCAGAACCCCTCGTTCGGCGACCTGCTGGACCAGGTCCGCGACCGGGCCCTCGCCGCGTACGACAACCAGGACGTGCCGTTCGAGCGCCTGGTGGAGCTGCTGAGCCCGGACCGCACCACCGCCTACCAGCCGCTGTTCCAGGTCATGCTGGCCTGGCAGTTCGAGTGGTCGCAGATCGAGATACCGGGTCTGCGCATCACGCCCGTTCCGGCGGGCACCGGCACCGCCAAGTTCGAGCTGTTCTTCAACATCGTCCCGGCCCCGGCCGGGGGCGCGTACGGGCGCCTGGAGTACGCGACCGAGCTGTTCGACCACGCCACGGCCCAGAGCCTCGTCGACCGCTACGTGCGCGTGCTGCGCCAGGTGGTCGCCGACTCCGGGACGCGGCTCGGCGGGGTGGACGTGCTCACCGACGCCGAACGCAACTGGCTGACCAAGCTGAACGAGACGACGGCAGCGGTGCGCGGCACGACGGTGCCCGAGCTCGTCGCCGCCCAGGCGGCGCAGACGCCGGACGCGACCGCGGTGGTGTCCGGAGCGACCACGCTGTCGTACCGGGACCTCGACGCCCGCGCCAACCGGCTGGCCGCGGTCCTGCGGGACCGCGGTGTCGGGCCGGACGTCCTGGTCGCCGTGGCACTGCCGCGGACCGCGGACCTGGTGGTCGCGCTCCTCGCCGTGCTCAAGGCCGGCGGCGCCTACCTGCCGATCGACCCCAACTACCCCGCCGCGCGGATCGACCTGCTGCTCGACACGGCCGACCCCGCCCTGGTGCTGACCGACTACCAGACGGCGCCGACCGTGTCCAAGTGCCGCCAGCCGGTGCTCCACCTCAACGACCTGAGCCTCGAGGGCCGGGCCGTGGAGGCCCCGGACGTCCGTATCGGGCCGGACAACCTGGCCTACGTGATGTTCACGTCCGGGTCGACCGGCACGCCCAAGGGCGTCGCCATCACCCACGGCAGCGTCGTCAACGGTGTGCAGGACCTGCGCCGGACCGTGCAGGTCGAGGCGGGCTCCCGGATGCTCGCCGCGACCTCGGTGAACTTCGACGTCTCCGTGTTCGAGATCTTCACCGCGCTGACCGCCGGTGCGAGCGTCGAGGTCGTCCGCGACGTACTCGAACTCGGCGAGCGCGGCAGCTGGTCCGGCACCACCATCAGCGCCGTGCCCGCGGTGTTCTCCGCGCTGCTCGACCAGATCACCGACGCCCCCGGCGGCCTCGAACTCGACGTGGACACCGTCGTCTTCGCCGGCGAGGCCCTCTCGGCCGACCTGGTCCGCAAGGTGCGCCGGGCCCTGCCCGGCGTCCGGGTCGTCAACGCCTACGGCCAGACGGAAAGCTTCTACGCCGCCACGCACACGCTCCCGCAGGAGTCGGACGAGACCGGTGCGGTACCGGTCGGAGCACCCCTGGCCAACATGCACACCTACGTGCTCGGGCCGGAGCTCACCCCGGTCGCGCCCGGTGTGATCGGCGAACTGTACGTCGGCGGTCTGATCGCCCGCGGCTACCACGGCAACGGCGCCATCACCGCCGAGCGGTTCGTCGCATCCCCCTTCGGTCCCGCCGGCGCACGCATGTACCGCACCGGTGACCTGGCCCAGTGGGACGAGAACGGCCGGCTGAAGTACGCGGGCCGCGCCGACAACCAGGTGAAGGTCAACGGCATCCGTGTCGAGCCGACCGAGATCGAGGCGGCCCTCGGCCGGCACCCCGCGGTCGGCCAGGCCGTGGTCACCGTCCGCGAGGACCACACCGGCACCGCGCGGCTCGTCGGCTACGTGGCCCCGGCGGGCGCCGCCGACGGCGAAACCGCCCAGGACGCCGCTCTCTCCTCCGCGGACCTGCAGCGGTTCGTGGCCAAGAGGCTGCCGGACTACATGGTGCCCGCGCTGATCATGGTGCTGGACCGGCTGCCCCTGAACGCGAACGGAAAGCTGGACCGGGCCGCCCTGCCCGAGCCGGAGTTCGCCCGCACCGAGTTCCGGGCCCCGCGAAGCGAGGCCGAGCGGGTCCTGGCCGAGGTGTACGCGGACGTGCTCGGCACCGAGCAGGTCGGCATCGACGACGACTTCTTCACCAGCGGCGGCGACAGCATCCGCTCGATCCAGGTCGTGGCGCGCGCCAAGACGCGCGGCGTCGTGGTCAGCACCCGGGAGATCTTCGAGCAGCGCACGGTCGCCCGCCTCGCGGAACTGGTCGAGGGCCGGAAGGGAGAGGAGCGGGTCGTCCTGGCCGAGCTGCCGGGCGGCGGCGTGGGCTGGGCCCCGCTGCCCCCGACGGGCGCGCACGTGCTGGGCCTCGGCGGCGGAACCGGCCGGTTCTGCATGTCCGCGCTGCTCACCCTGCCCGAGGACATCGACCGTACGGGCCTGGTCGCCACGCTCCAGGCCGTGCTGGACCGGCACGACGTGCTGCGCTCCCGCCTCGACCGGGCGGAGCCGGGCCTGCGCATGGAGCCCGCCGGCAGCGTGGACGCCGGCGCCCTGGTGCACGAGGTCCGCTACGCCGGCGCCGACGTGCAGGCCGAGCTGGACGCGGCCGCGGACCGGCTCGACCCGGACGCGGGCGTCATGGCCCAGTTCGTGTGGCTCACCTCCGCCGACGAGGCGGACCGCCTGCTGATCGTGCTGCACCACCTGGTCGTCGACGGCGTGTCCTGGCGCATCCTGGTGCCGGACCTGGCCGCCGCGTGGAAGCGGGTCCGCGAGGGCCTCGCCCCGGAAGCGGCCCCGGAGAGCACCTCGCTGCGCCGGTGGATGCACGCCCTGGCCGACGAGGCCGCCACCCCGGAGCGGGTGGCCGAACTGCCCCTGTGGCAGGAGATGCTCAGCGGCGACGAGCCCGTGCTCGGCGCCCGGGAGGTGGACCCGGCGCGCGATGTCACGGCCACCGTGGACACCGTACGCATCCAGGTGCCGGCCGACGTCACCGCGACCCTGCTCGACACGGTGCCCGCGGTGTTCCGCAGCGGCGTCGACGACGGGCTGCTGACCGGCCTGGCGCTCGCGCTCGCGCAGTGGCGCCGGACCCGCGGAGTGTCCGGGGACTCGACGCTGGTCCGGCTCGAAGGCCACGGCCGCGAGGACCACCTCGTGCCCGGCGCCGACCTGTCCGGCACGATCGGCTGGTTCACCGCGATGTACCCGGTGAAGCTGGACCTGACGGGCATCGACGTCGCGGACGCGTTCGCCGGCGGCCCCGCCGCCGGCCGGGCGGTCAAGGCCGTCAAGGAACAGCTGCGCGCCGTGCCGGACAACGGCATGGGCTACGGCCTGCTGCGCCACCTCAACACGGAGACCGCCGCCGCGCTCGCCGGCCGGCGGGAGCCGCGGATCGGCTTCAACTACCTCGGCCGGGCGTCCAGCGCGGACATCCCCGAGGAGCTGCGGGGCCTCGGCTGGGCGCCGGACACCACGCACCGGGACCTGATCGCCGCGCCCGACGCGGACATGCCGGTGCTGTCGGCGCTGGAGATCAACGCCGTGGCCGCCGGCGACGAGCTGACCGCCTACTTCGGCTTCCCGACCGGCGTGCTCACCCGCGACGAGGTCACCGAGCTGGCCGGCCTGTGGGTCGAGGCGCTGACCGCCCTGGCGCGGCACGCCGCGACCCCCGAGGCCGGCGGCCTGACCCCGAGCGACGCACCCCTGGTCGAGGTGGGCCAGCAGGAGATCGACACCTGGGAGGCGCAGTTCGGCAAGCTGTGCCGGATCTGGCCGACGACCCCGGTGCAGTCCGGGATGCTCTTCCACACGATGCTGGCCGGCGCCGAGTTCGACGCCTACCACATGCAGCTGGTGTTCCACCTGTCCGGCGACGTCGACCCGGAGCGGATGCACCGGGCCGCACAGGCCCTGCTGGCGCGCCACCCCAGCCTCCGCGCGGCGTTCGTCAACCGGGCGGACGGCGACGTGGTGCAGGTCGTGCCGGAGACGGTGTCGCTCCCGTGGCAACACCTCGACCTGACCGCCCTCGAAGAGGCGGAGCGGACCGAGCAGTTCGAGGCGTTCCTCGCCGAGGACCGGGGCGCCCACTTCGACGTGGCCACCCCGCCGCTGATCCGCGTGGCGCTCGCCGTCCTCGAGCACGGCCGCGCCGAGCTCGTGATGACCGCCCACCACGTGCTCATCGACGGCTGGTCCATGCCCCTGCTCATGCAGGACCTGCTGCTGCTCTACGCGTCCCACGGCGACCCGTCCGGGCTGCCCGCGACCCGGGACTTCGGCGAGTTCCTGTCCTGGCGCGCCCGCCAGGACCAGGAGGAGACCGCCCGGGTGTGGGCGGCCGAGCTGGAAGGCGTCGAGGAGCCGACGCTGCTCGCTCCCGGCTCCGAAGGCAAGGGCGAGGGTGTCGGCCAGGTCGACATAACGCTCCCCGAGGACGAGGCCCGCGCCCTGGGCCGGCGCGCCACCGAGCTGGGCGTCACCGTCAACACCCTGGTCCAGGGTGCCTGGGCGCTGCTGCTCGGCCAGCTCACCGGCCGCCAGGACGTGGTGCTCGGCGCCACCGTCTCCGGGCGCCCGCCCGAGGTGACGGACGTCGACTCGATCGTCGGGATGTTCATCAACACCCTTCCCGTACGCGTCGAGTACGGGCCCGGCGACACCCTCGCCGAGGTCCTCACCCGGCTGCAGGGCCGGCAGGCACGTCTCCTGGACCACCACTACCACGGGCTCTCGGAGATCCAGCAGTCCGTCGGCCTGAAGTCCCTCTTCGACACGCTGGTCGTCTTCGAGTCGTACCCGGTCGACGAGGAGGCCATCGGCGCCGCCTCCGACGCCGCGGACGGGATCGCCTTCACGGGCCTGCGCGCGGCCACCGGCACCAACTACCCGCTCACCCTGATGGCGGCGCTCGACCCGCACCTCCACTTCATCCTCCAGTACACGCAGGGCGTCTTCGAGCAGGACGCCGTGGAGGTGATCGCGGCCCGCCTCGTGCGGATCCTGCGTCAGCTGGCGGCCCGCCCCGACCTGAAGGTCGCCGAGGTCGACATCCTGGATCCGGCCGAACGCGACCGGCTGCTCACCGGGTTCAACGACACGGCCGTCCCCACTCCGGACGTCACGGTCGGCGAGCTCGTCGAGGCACAGGTGGCGCGGACCCCGGACGAGGTCGCCGTGGTCGCCGAGGGCGAGTCGCTCACGTACCGCGAACTGGACGCCCGGGCCAACCGCCTGGCGCGCGAACTGGCCGGACGCGGGGTGGGCCCGGAGTCGGTGGTCGCGGTGTCGCTGCCGCGGTCGGCCGGCCTGGTGGTCGCGCTGCTCGCAGTCCTGAAGGCGGGCGGCGCGTACCTGCCGGTCGACCCCAAGTACCCCAGCCACCGCCTCGAGGCCATCCTCGGGGAGGCCCGGCCGCGCCTGGTCCTGACGGACTCCACGACGGTCGGGGTGCTCCCGGAGCACGACGCCCCGGACGTCTTCCTCGACAGGCTCGACCTGTCCGGAGACGGCACCGGCCTCGGTCTGCCGCTCCACGCGGACCAGCTGGCGTACGTCATGTACACCTCCGGCTCCACGGGCAAGCCCAAGGGCGTCGCCATCACCCACGCCAACGTGGTCAACGGTGTGCTGCGGCTCGCCTCCCGCGTGGGCATGGAGCCGGGCAAGCGGCTCCTCGCGGGCACCTCGGTCAACTTCGACGTCTCGGCGTTCGAGATCTTCACGACCCTCGCCTGCGGCGGCGTCGTCGAAGTGGTCCGGGACGTCCTGGTCCTGGGCGAGCGGGAGGGCTGGAGCGGCAGCGTCATCTCCACCGTGCCGTCCGCCTTCGCCGAACTCGTCGACGAGATCTCCGGCCGCACCAGGGTGGAGACGGTCGTCTTCGCCGGCGAGGCCCTGCCCTCGTCGCTCGTCGAGAAGACGCGGAAGGCCTTCCCCGGCGTACGGGTCGTCAACGCCTACGGGCAGAGCGAGTCGTTCTACGCGACCACCTTCGCCGTCCACGGCGACATGCAGGCAGGGACGGGCAGCACGCCCGTCGGCACCCCGCTCGGCAACATGCGGGCCTACGTCCTCGGACCCGGCCTGACGCCGCTGCCGCCCGGCGCGGTCGGCGAGCTGTACGTCGGCGGCAGCGTGGGCCGCGGTTACCACGGCCGCGCCGAACTGACCGCCGAGCGCTTCGTCGCCGACCCGTTCGGCCCGTCCGGCGCCCGCATGTACCGCACCGGTGACCTGGCCCGCTGGAACGCCGACGGCGCCCTGGAGTACGCGGGCCGCGGAGACGCGCAGGTCAAGGTGCGCGGCTTCCGCGTCGAGCCCGGCGAGGTCGAGGCCGCGGTCACGGCGCACCCCGGGGTCGCGCAGGCCGTCGTCATCGCCTGCGAGGGGCGCGCCGGCAGCTCGAGCAAGCAGCTGGTCGCGTACGTCGTGCCCGTCGTCACCGGCGAGGACACGAAGGCCGGTGACGGCTCCGGCCCGTCGAGGAAGGAGCTGCACGGCTTCGTCTCGGAGCGGCTGCCGGACTTCATGGTGCCGGCCGCCTTCATGTTCCTCGACCGGCTGCCGCTCGCCCCGAACGGAAAGCTGGACCGCGCCGCGCTGCCGGAGCCGGAGTACAACGGCGCCGCCTACAGGGCGCCTCGAACCCCGCGCGAGGAGACTCTGGCCAAGCTGTTCGCCGAGGTGCTCGGCGTGGAGCGGATCGGCATCGACGACGGCTTCTTCGAGCTCGGCGGGCACTCGCTGCTCGCAACTCGCCTGATCAGCCGGGCACGCGCCGAGATGGGGATCGAGATTCCGATCCGGAAGATCTTCGACCTGCCGACGGTGGCCGCGCTCGCCGCCTGGTCGCAGGAGTCGGCCGCTCCCCGTCGCCCCAGCCTGCGCCAGATGATCGTCAAGTAA